From a region of the Campylobacteraceae bacterium genome:
- a CDS encoding N-acetylneuraminate synthase family protein: protein MIIENRKIGLNYSPLVIVEIGINHEGSLETAFEMVDAAWKSGAEVIKHQTHVVEDEMSKEAKNIIPGNASVSIYEIMERCSLNEEDETKLKNYVESKDMIFISTPFSRAAADRLERMGVSAYKIGSGECNNYPLIEHIASFGKPMIVSTGMNNLEQVRRTVDILEKYKVPYALLHTTNLYPTPVHLVRLGAMQELQKEFPHAIIGLSDHTTSNRACFAATALGASILERHFTDKMERPGPDIINSMDPISLKELIIGSDEISKMRGGKKEAAKEEQVTIDFAFATVVTIKSIKKGEKLTKENIWVKRPGTGEIKAESYDIILGKVTNKDIDTDEHLSWSDISE from the coding sequence ATAATAATTGAAAATAGAAAAATTGGATTAAATTATTCCCCTTTAGTAATAGTAGAAATTGGGATTAATCACGAAGGCTCACTAGAAACTGCATTCGAAATGGTTGATGCTGCATGGAAATCTGGAGCAGAAGTTATTAAGCATCAAACACACGTAGTAGAAGATGAAATGAGCAAAGAAGCTAAAAATATTATTCCGGGTAATGCATCAGTATCAATTTATGAGATTATGGAAAGATGTTCCCTAAATGAAGAAGATGAAACTAAATTAAAAAACTATGTTGAATCAAAAGATATGATATTTATAAGTACCCCCTTTTCAAGAGCTGCAGCAGATAGACTAGAAAGAATGGGAGTGAGTGCATATAAAATTGGATCAGGTGAGTGCAATAATTATCCTTTAATTGAACATATCGCGTCTTTTGGAAAACCTATGATTGTAAGTACCGGAATGAATAATTTAGAACAAGTGAGAAGAACTGTTGATATACTTGAAAAATATAAGGTTCCTTATGCCCTTTTACATACTACAAACTTGTATCCTACTCCTGTTCATTTAGTAAGACTTGGTGCTATGCAAGAACTGCAAAAAGAATTTCCACATGCGATTATTGGATTATCGGATCATACTACATCTAATAGGGCATGTTTTGCTGCTACAGCACTAGGTGCTTCTATATTAGAAAGGCACTTTACAGATAAAATGGAAAGACCAGGCCCTGATATAATTAATTCTATGGATCCTATATCTCTTAAAGAATTAATTATTGGTAGTGACGAAATCTCTAAAATGAGAGGTGGAAAAAAAGAAGCTGCAAAAGAGGAGCAAGTTACTATTGACTTTGCATTTGCCACAGTTGTAACTATTAAATCTATCAAAAAAGGTGAAAAACTTACAAAAGAAAATATTTGGGTTAAAAGACCGGGTACGGGAGAGATTAAAGCTGAAAGTTATGATATTATTTTGGGAAAGGTTACCAATAAAGATATTGATACTGATGAACACTTATCTTGGAGTGATATAAGTGAATAG
- a CDS encoding UDP-N-acetylglucosamine 4,6-dehydratase — protein sequence MNSLLSLIGRKKELFSKDIIRYSEKLEDIISTSTFLVIGGAGSIGQAVTKEIFKRNPKKLHVVDISENNMVELVRDIRSSFGYIDGDFKTFALDIGSLEYDAFIKSDGKYDYVLNLSALKHVRSEKDPFTLMRMIDVNIFNTDKTLQQAIDNGTKKYFCVSTDKAANPVNMMGASKRIMEMFLMRKSLAIKISTARFANVAFSDGSLLHGFNQRIQKNQPIVAPNDIKRYFVTSQESGELCLMSCIFGDNRDIFFPKLSEDLHLISFSDIAVKYLKNIGYEPYLCEDEDEARKLMKTLPTQGKWPCLFTRSDTTGEKDFEEFYTDSEILDMNKFEKLGIIKNGADFNEELLNNFEETIKDLKINLSWKKKDIVEEFFKMIPDFRHKETGKYLDGKM from the coding sequence GTGAATAGTTTATTATCATTAATAGGTAGAAAAAAAGAACTTTTTAGTAAAGACATCATAAGATATAGTGAAAAGTTAGAAGATATTATATCAACTTCAACATTTCTTGTAATAGGTGGAGCTGGTTCTATAGGACAAGCCGTTACAAAAGAAATTTTTAAAAGAAATCCAAAAAAACTTCATGTGGTAGATATATCAGAAAATAATATGGTTGAATTAGTTAGAGATATTAGATCTTCTTTCGGATATATAGATGGAGATTTTAAGACATTTGCTTTAGATATAGGTTCTTTAGAATATGATGCTTTTATAAAATCAGATGGAAAATATGATTATGTTTTAAATCTTTCTGCATTAAAACATGTTCGAAGTGAAAAAGATCCATTTACATTGATGAGAATGATTGATGTTAATATTTTTAATACAGATAAAACACTTCAACAAGCTATTGACAATGGTACTAAAAAATACTTCTGTGTATCAACAGACAAAGCGGCAAATCCTGTAAATATGATGGGTGCAAGTAAAAGAATTATGGAAATGTTTTTAATGAGAAAATCATTAGCTATTAAAATCTCTACAGCACGTTTTGCAAATGTCGCTTTTAGCGATGGTTCACTACTTCATGGATTTAATCAGCGAATACAAAAAAATCAACCTATAGTGGCTCCAAATGACATAAAAAGGTACTTTGTAACTTCTCAAGAATCTGGCGAATTATGTTTGATGTCATGTATTTTTGGAGATAATAGAGATATTTTTTTTCCGAAGCTAAGTGAAGATTTACATTTAATATCTTTTTCAGATATAGCAGTGAAATATCTTAAAAATATTGGATATGAACCATATTTATGTGAAGATGAAGATGAAGCTAGAAAGTTAATGAAAACTTTACCAACTCAAGGTAAATGGCCATGTTTGTTTACTAGAAGTGATACGACTGGCGAGAAGGATTTTGAGGAGTTTTATACAGATAGTGAAATATTAGACATGAATAAATTTGAAAAATTAGGTATTATTAAAAATGGTGCTGATTTCAATGAAGAGTTATTAAATAATTTTGAAGAGACTATAAAAGATTTAAAAATTAATTTATCCTGGAAAAAAAAAGATATAGTTGAAGAATTTTTTAAAATGATACCTGATTTTAGGCATAAAGAGACTGGTAAATATCTTGATGGTAAAATGTAA
- the neuC gene encoding UDP-N-acetylglucosamine 2-epimerase (hydrolyzing) — translation MKILTLVERRADYSRMRPILKELYKDSFFEVYLVVTGICLLDVHGKDIDYIKEDGFTINAEVPMFEVGARNTNASMVRALAKVLDGITTEIENFQPDLVLTGFDIGANLATTIAAAHMNIPVAHIQGGEVTGSIDESIRHAMSKFAHIHFPATEDARQRLIRLGENPDYVFNVGCPSIDTIVQTPVIGKEILEKKFNIDFSKPTILLIQHPVTTESDESRKQILTTIEVIKELDIQALVSLPNNDAGSSDIIDEIKKSGLSWYPSLSTEEFINVYRNIWAIVGNSSSGIHESSTFGIPAVNIGTRQQDRERASNVIDVGYDKSEIKAGIEKAIFNQEIKNKAKNIINPYGNGNSSEKIVKILKTISLEGIVQKRFYE, via the coding sequence ATGAAGATTTTAACATTAGTAGAAAGAAGAGCCGACTATAGTAGAATGAGACCAATATTAAAAGAGTTATATAAGGATTCTTTTTTTGAGGTTTATTTGGTAGTTACAGGTATTTGCTTATTAGATGTACATGGAAAAGATATTGATTATATAAAGGAAGATGGTTTTACAATAAATGCAGAAGTTCCAATGTTTGAAGTAGGTGCAAGAAATACTAATGCTTCAATGGTTAGAGCATTAGCAAAAGTGCTAGATGGAATAACAACAGAAATTGAAAATTTTCAACCAGATTTAGTTTTAACAGGATTTGATATTGGTGCAAATTTAGCTACAACAATAGCTGCTGCTCATATGAATATACCAGTAGCTCATATACAAGGTGGTGAAGTTACTGGTAGTATTGATGAGAGTATTAGACATGCGATGAGCAAATTTGCACATATTCATTTTCCTGCTACTGAAGATGCAAGACAAAGATTGATTAGATTAGGTGAAAATCCTGACTATGTATTTAATGTAGGGTGTCCTTCTATAGATACAATAGTACAAACTCCAGTAATTGGTAAAGAGATATTAGAAAAAAAATTTAATATTGATTTTTCTAAACCTACAATTTTACTAATACAACATCCAGTTACAACTGAAAGTGATGAATCAAGAAAACAAATTTTAACTACTATAGAAGTAATTAAAGAACTTGATATTCAAGCTTTAGTTTCTTTACCAAATAATGATGCAGGGTCGTCTGATATTATAGATGAAATTAAAAAATCTGGATTGAGTTGGTATCCAAGTTTATCTACCGAAGAATTTATAAATGTATATAGAAATATTTGGGCCATAGTCGGAAATTCAAGTTCAGGTATACATGAATCATCAACATTTGGAATCCCTGCCGTTAATATCGGTACAAGGCAACAAGATAGAGAACGAGCGAGTAATGTTATAGATGTTGGCTATGATAAGTCAGAAATTAAAGCAGGGATAGAAAAAGCAATTTTCAATCAAGAGATTAAAAATAAAGCCAAAAATATTATAAATCCATATGGAAATGGTAATTCATCTGAAAAAATTGTTAAAATACTAAAAACTATATCACTAGAAGGAATTGTCCAAAAGAGATTTTATGAATAA
- a CDS encoding NAD-dependent epimerase/dehydratase family protein, producing the protein MNKKILILGASGLLGQSLVDLFKEKEYVIGALSRNSLEYTDKNINIYNIDILDYLLLEEVIKEYDIIVNCTGQITNPINQCLLLNTSGITNIINAVEKYNKKFIHISSVSVYGSTEYASEVSKLNPETPYATMKYFSDYLIEQRLKNYAILRVSNLFGKNQQKGIINYLTKSYLNNTYKLDFNNNGTLKRYYLHIEDFVSTIDKIIQKDIKGIYNIIGTDQLTIKELVLMFEVILNIKFNIDYTDDISLENIENIDCNKINTQILLDYKINVEKYIKGLKS; encoded by the coding sequence ATGAATAAAAAAATACTAATTTTAGGTGCAAGTGGATTACTTGGACAATCATTAGTAGATCTTTTCAAGGAAAAAGAGTATGTCATTGGGGCCCTTTCTCGTAATTCACTGGAATATACAGATAAAAATATTAATATATATAATATTGATATTTTAGATTATTTATTACTAGAAGAGGTTATTAAAGAATATGACATAATTGTTAATTGTACAGGTCAAATAACAAACCCTATTAATCAATGTTTATTATTAAATACAAGTGGTATTACCAATATTATTAATGCTGTTGAAAAATATAATAAAAAATTTATACACATTTCCTCTGTGTCTGTTTATGGATCTACTGAATATGCGAGTGAAGTAAGTAAATTAAATCCAGAAACACCATATGCTACAATGAAATATTTTTCAGATTATTTAATTGAACAACGTTTAAAAAATTATGCGATATTAAGAGTCTCCAATTTGTTTGGAAAGAATCAACAAAAAGGTATAATTAATTATTTAACAAAAAGCTATTTAAACAATACTTATAAGTTGGATTTTAATAATAATGGTACTTTAAAAAGATATTATTTGCATATAGAAGACTTTGTTTCAACTATTGATAAAATTATTCAAAAAGATATTAAAGGCATATATAATATTATAGGAACTGACCAATTAACAATTAAAGAGTTGGTATTAATGTTTGAAGTAATATTAAATATTAAATTTAATATTGATTATACAGATGATATTTCACTAGAAAATATAGAAAATATAGATTGTAATAAAATAAATACTCAAATATTATTAGACTATAAAATAAATGTAGAAAAGTATATTAAGGGATTAAAGTCATGA
- a CDS encoding NTP transferase domain-containing protein, which yields MKSFSKILLNNQSTINEALKIIDAGDMKIALIVDKNNKLIGTISDGDIRRAFLKGLTITDSIEGIIHKNFTYAKVGDSKEKIIALAKFNQIYQIPILDENLILVGIEELNDLISVNEYKNKVVLMVGGLGTRLRPLTDKTPKPLLKVGNKPILETILRNFLQYGFKDFILSVNYKSEMIEDYFGDGSQFGVNIEYIHEDKRMGTAGALSLIRDKLTDDFFVMNGDLLTNVNYEHLLNYHKEDNSIATMGVREYDFQIPYGVVNIENQHIVAIDEKPLHKFFVNAGIYMLSPSVLLDIPDNQFFDMPTLFEKLIQKEKRVLSFPIREYWLDIGELDEYKKANLEYMNIFGEE from the coding sequence ATGAAGTCATTTAGCAAAATATTATTAAATAATCAGTCAACTATAAATGAAGCATTGAAAATAATTGATGCTGGAGATATGAAGATTGCTTTGATAGTTGATAAGAATAATAAGTTAATAGGTACTATATCTGATGGCGACATAAGGAGAGCTTTTTTAAAAGGTTTAACAATAACAGATAGCATAGAAGGAATTATACATAAAAACTTTACTTATGCAAAAGTTGGTGATTCAAAAGAAAAAATTATTGCATTAGCAAAATTTAATCAAATTTATCAGATTCCAATTCTTGATGAAAATTTAATATTGGTAGGTATTGAAGAATTAAATGATTTAATTTCAGTTAATGAATATAAAAATAAAGTAGTATTAATGGTTGGGGGATTGGGTACACGCCTTAGACCTTTAACAGATAAAACACCAAAGCCATTACTAAAAGTTGGGAATAAACCAATATTAGAGACTATTCTAAGAAATTTTTTACAATATGGATTTAAAGATTTTATCTTAAGTGTAAATTATAAATCTGAAATGATTGAGGATTATTTTGGAGATGGTAGTCAATTTGGTGTAAATATTGAGTATATTCATGAAGATAAAAGAATGGGTACAGCTGGTGCTTTATCATTAATAAGAGATAAACTAACCGATGATTTTTTTGTTATGAATGGAGATTTATTAACAAATGTAAATTATGAACATTTACTAAATTATCATAAGGAAGATAATTCTATCGCAACAATGGGTGTAAGAGAATATGATTTTCAAATTCCTTATGGGGTAGTAAATATTGAAAACCAACATATTGTAGCAATTGATGAAAAACCATTACATAAGTTTTTTGTAAATGCTGGAATATATATGCTTAGTCCATCTGTATTATTAGATATTCCAGATAATCAATTTTTCGATATGCCTACATTATTTGAAAAACTAATACAAAAAGAAAAAAGAGTCCTTTCTTTTCCTATTCGTGAGTATTGGCTAGATATTGGAGAACTTGATGAGTATAAAAAAGCAAATCTAGAATATATGAATATTTTTGGTGAGGAATAA
- the hisF gene encoding imidazole glycerol phosphate synthase subunit HisF produces MNKIRIIARIDVKNEYVIKGIQLEGLRKVGNPNVLAKQYYDDGIDEIVFMDAVAAYYDRNSLSEIIQKACEDVFIPITVGGGIRNIDDIQTALNSGADKVAINTQAINTPEFITKASKIFGSQCIVSSIVAKKISDNKWEAYTDNGREPTGKDVVEWAKEVERLGSGEIMLTSIDKEGTKKGFDIELNQAVSKSVSIPIISSGGMKNSDDVIELLLNTNIDAIATASTLHYKLESINDIKQKLIQNNIQVRI; encoded by the coding sequence ATGAATAAAATAAGAATAATTGCTAGAATAGATGTGAAAAATGAATATGTAATAAAGGGTATTCAATTAGAGGGTCTTAGAAAAGTTGGTAATCCAAATGTATTAGCCAAACAATATTATGATGATGGTATTGATGAAATAGTATTTATGGATGCTGTAGCTGCTTATTACGACAGAAATAGTTTAAGTGAAATTATACAAAAAGCTTGTGAAGATGTTTTTATTCCAATAACAGTAGGTGGAGGTATTAGAAACATTGATGATATTCAAACTGCCTTGAATTCAGGAGCTGATAAAGTTGCTATAAATACTCAAGCTATAAATACTCCTGAGTTTATTACAAAAGCATCTAAGATTTTTGGTTCACAGTGTATAGTATCTTCAATAGTTGCAAAAAAAATATCTGATAATAAATGGGAAGCTTACACTGATAATGGTAGAGAACCAACAGGAAAAGATGTAGTAGAATGGGCTAAAGAAGTTGAAAGACTAGGTTCAGGAGAGATAATGTTAACTTCAATAGATAAAGAAGGAACAAAGAAAGGATTTGATATTGAATTAAATCAAGCAGTTTCAAAATCAGTGTCAATACCAATTATTTCAAGTGGTGGTATGAAAAATAGTGATGATGTGATAGAATTATTATTAAATACAAATATAGATGCGATTGCTACTGCTTCTACTTTACATTATAAACTCGAATCTATAAATGATATAAAGCAGAAACTAATTCAAAATAATATTCAGGTTCGTATATGA
- the hisH gene encoding imidazole glycerol phosphate synthase subunit HisH codes for MKIVIIDYDVGNVRSMINALKKVGIEPILSNKEDDIISADGVILPGVGAFSHGMANLNKYNLVNIIKKYTNSNKPFIGICLGMQMLLDESEEFTNTKGLGLISGKVIKLPTQNINYEKLPHVSWNEIKEKKIKWTNTILNKIEQQSDMYFVHSFIANLDNENEILSTTQYSDYEFCSSIKKGNIFGCQFHPEKSGEIGLKIIKNFINICKENIK; via the coding sequence ATGAAAATAGTAATTATTGATTATGATGTTGGAAATGTAAGAAGTATGATTAATGCTCTTAAAAAAGTTGGAATTGAGCCAATTCTTTCAAATAAAGAAGATGATATTATATCTGCTGATGGAGTAATACTACCAGGTGTCGGTGCATTTTCTCATGGTATGGCGAATTTAAATAAATATAATTTAGTGAATATAATAAAAAAATATACAAATAGTAATAAACCATTTATTGGTATTTGCTTAGGTATGCAAATGCTTCTAGATGAAAGTGAAGAATTTACAAATACTAAAGGGCTTGGGTTAATTTCAGGAAAAGTAATAAAACTACCAACTCAAAATATTAACTATGAAAAACTTCCACATGTAAGTTGGAATGAAATTAAAGAAAAAAAGATTAAATGGACTAATACTATTTTAAATAAAATTGAACAACAGAGTGATATGTATTTTGTTCATAGTTTTATTGCTAATTTAGATAATGAGAATGAAATATTGTCTACTACTCAATATTCTGATTATGAGTTTTGTTCATCAATAAAAAAAGGCAATATTTTTGGATGTCAATTTCATCCAGAAAAAAGTGGAGAAATAGGCTTGAAAATAATAAAAAACTTTATAAATATTTGTAAGGAGAATATTAAATGA
- a CDS encoding N-acetyl sugar amidotransferase, with amino-acid sequence MSEKLEAYYGLPNEVKFCKKCIISNQRPSSSVEFKNVKGEKKKVINFNEEGICSACVYHEEKEKHINWKKRDEKLRELLSQFRSTDGSYDVIVPGSGGKDSAYTAHILKYKYGMNPLTVTWSPHLYTDIGWKNMQEWMHTGGLDNILYTPNGKLHREMTKNAFHNLLHPFQPFIVGQRIIGPSMAKKFNIKLVMYGENQAEYGNAIEENTNPIMNMDFFSSDNALSMKFGGVSMQEYIDSGDYTKDDFAPYIPPNKNDLIEAGVEVHYLGYYLNWDPQECYYYAVENTGFEANPERTEGTYSKYSSIDDKVDPFHYLTTMIKFGIGRCTYDAAQEVRNDKITREEASYLIKKYDTEFPDKYFKEFLTYIDSTEDEFWETMNKHRSPHIWKEVNGEWKLRHTVSQDGTDD; translated from the coding sequence ATGAGCGAAAAACTAGAAGCATACTATGGATTACCCAATGAGGTTAAATTTTGTAAAAAATGTATAATTTCAAATCAAAGACCAAGTTCAAGTGTTGAGTTTAAAAATGTAAAAGGTGAAAAGAAAAAAGTAATCAATTTCAATGAAGAGGGAATATGCTCTGCTTGTGTTTATCATGAAGAAAAAGAAAAACATATAAACTGGAAAAAAAGAGATGAAAAGTTAAGAGAACTTTTATCACAATTTAGAAGTACTGATGGTTCTTATGATGTAATAGTACCTGGAAGTGGAGGTAAAGACAGTGCATATACTGCTCATATATTAAAATATAAATATGGGATGAATCCTTTAACTGTTACATGGTCTCCTCATTTATATACAGATATTGGCTGGAAAAATATGCAAGAATGGATGCATACTGGAGGATTAGACAATATTTTATATACTCCAAATGGGAAATTACATAGAGAAATGACAAAAAATGCATTTCATAATCTTCTTCACCCTTTTCAACCTTTTATTGTAGGTCAAAGAATAATTGGACCATCAATGGCCAAAAAATTCAATATAAAACTTGTAATGTATGGTGAAAATCAAGCAGAATATGGAAATGCTATTGAAGAGAATACAAACCCAATTATGAATATGGACTTTTTCTCTTCTGATAATGCTTTATCAATGAAGTTTGGTGGAGTTTCAATGCAAGAATATATTGATAGCGGTGATTATACGAAAGATGATTTTGCTCCATATATACCTCCCAATAAAAATGATTTAATTGAAGCTGGGGTGGAGGTACATTATTTAGGTTATTATTTAAATTGGGATCCTCAAGAGTGTTATTATTATGCTGTTGAAAATACTGGATTTGAAGCTAATCCTGAAAGAACTGAAGGAACTTATTCTAAATACAGCAGTATAGATGACAAGGTTGACCCTTTTCATTATCTTACTACTATGATTAAATTTGGAATTGGAAGATGTACTTACGATGCTGCCCAAGAAGTAAGAAATGATAAAATCACAAGAGAAGAAGCTTCGTATCTTATTAAAAAATATGATACAGAGTTTCCGGATAAATATTTCAAAGAGTTTTTAACATATATTGATTCAACAGAAGATGAATTTTGGGAAACTATGAATAAACATAGAAGTCCTCATATTTGGAAAGAAGTAAATGGTGAATGGAAACTAAGACATACAGTATCTCAAGATGGAACAGATGACTAA
- a CDS encoding acylneuraminate cytidylyltransferase family protein, whose amino-acid sequence MTKKILAIIPARGGSKGLPRKNIIDLAGKPLIAWTIEASLNSKYISKTIVSSDDDEILNISRQYNSNIIKRPFELALDTTASAPVLKQVIEELKKEKKQFDYLILLQPTSPLRDVKNIDEAFDVFFKSEATALISVCEVDNKILKAFKENKDGFIEGVSNNKYPFMRRQDLPNTYLSNGAIYIIKVEEFEKNNNLFTDKTISFIMNEVQSLDIDTYADLKKVENIIRTSNEV is encoded by the coding sequence ATGACTAAGAAAATTTTAGCGATAATACCTGCTCGTGGTGGTTCAAAAGGATTACCTCGTAAAAATATTATTGATTTAGCTGGTAAACCTCTTATTGCATGGACTATTGAAGCTAGTCTAAACTCAAAATATATAAGTAAAACAATTGTTAGTTCTGATGATGATGAAATATTAAATATTTCAAGACAATATAATTCAAATATAATTAAAAGACCATTCGAATTGGCTCTTGATACAACAGCAAGTGCTCCCGTGTTAAAACAAGTAATTGAGGAACTTAAAAAAGAAAAGAAACAATTTGATTATCTAATTTTACTGCAACCAACTTCTCCATTAAGAGATGTAAAAAATATTGATGAGGCTTTTGATGTGTTCTTTAAAAGTGAGGCCACGGCACTTATAAGTGTATGTGAAGTTGATAATAAAATATTAAAAGCATTTAAAGAAAATAAAGATGGTTTTATAGAAGGTGTATCTAATAATAAATATCCATTTATGAGAAGACAGGACTTGCCGAATACTTATCTTAGCAATGGGGCAATTTATATTATAAAAGTAGAAGAATTTGAAAAAAACAATAATTTATTTACTGATAAAACAATATCTTTTATTATGAATGAAGTGCAGAGTTTAGATATTGATACTTATGCTGATTTAAAAAAAGTCGAAAATATAATAAGAACGAGTAATGAAGTATAA
- the pseB gene encoding UDP-N-acetylglucosamine 4,6-dehydratase (inverting) gives MFNNKNILITGGTGSFGKKYTEIILSKYKPNKIIIFSRDELKQYEMSQSFSDECMRYFIGDVRDENRLIEAMNGVDIVIHAAALKHVPIAEYNPMECIKTNIDGAQNVINAAIKNKVKKVIALSTDKASGPINLYGATKLVSDKLFVAANNIVGSGITQFSVVRYGNVVGSRGSVVPFFMKLIENGTKEIPITDNNMTRFLITLEDGVNFVLDNFERMHGGEIFIPKIPSMKMTELALALAPKLPHKVIGIRPGEKLHEVMITQDDRVIEFDSYYVITPTIQFSNISDFTINALGEKGTDIGIGFEYNSLNNSQWYTTESFLKMLGSI, from the coding sequence GTGTTTAACAATAAAAATATATTAATAACGGGTGGAACTGGTAGTTTTGGAAAAAAATATACAGAAATTATCTTATCAAAATATAAACCAAATAAAATAATTATATTTTCTAGAGATGAATTAAAACAATACGAAATGTCACAATCTTTCAGTGATGAATGTATGCGATATTTTATCGGTGACGTAAGAGATGAAAATAGACTCATAGAAGCAATGAATGGTGTTGATATCGTTATTCATGCGGCAGCATTAAAACATGTACCAATAGCAGAGTATAATCCTATGGAATGCATAAAAACAAATATCGATGGTGCTCAGAATGTAATAAATGCTGCGATTAAAAATAAAGTAAAAAAAGTAATTGCACTTTCAACAGATAAAGCATCGGGGCCTATAAATTTATACGGAGCTACAAAACTAGTATCAGATAAATTATTTGTAGCAGCAAACAATATTGTTGGTAGCGGAATAACTCAATTTTCTGTTGTTAGATATGGGAATGTTGTAGGTAGTAGAGGTTCCGTTGTGCCATTTTTTATGAAACTCATAGAAAATGGGACTAAAGAAATACCAATTACAGATAATAATATGACAAGATTTCTAATTACTCTTGAAGATGGTGTAAATTTTGTATTGGATAATTTTGAAAGAATGCACGGTGGAGAAATATTTATACCTAAAATCCCATCGATGAAGATGACTGAATTAGCACTTGCTTTAGCTCCGAAACTACCACATAAAGTTATTGGTATTAGACCTGGTGAAAAACTACATGAAGTTATGATAACACAAGATGATAGAGTAATTGAATTTGATTCATATTATGTAATAACTCCAACAATCCAATTTAGTAACATATCAGATTTTACAATAAATGCTTTAGGAGAAAAAGGAACAGATATAGGAATAGGATTTGAATATAATTCCCTAAATAATTCTCAATGGTACACAACTGAAAGTTTTTTAAAAATGTTAGGTTCTATATAA
- a CDS encoding SDR family oxidoreductase, producing the protein MKIAIIGGTGLLGKSLVNNYLSKGFEVKSFSRSHTECYDAKYNHIINFAKLEEELSKEFSIWKPNILVNTIALVNLKKCEDNYELAYSINVDIAKKLSLISIKFDSYFIHISTDHFYNDLKIKHKEDDEVLLLNNYSVTKRQAEKEVLVINKESLIVRTNIIGFRMSKVDSFFEWLLKAITKKEKIQLFSNFYTSPISVYELGNILLKCYKRDLCGIYNISSSEVIDKLSFGIKTANKFGLDSNNISSVKIENFSQNELKRALTLGLDISKIENILNIKMPTIDDTLETLFKEYKDKNEQQ; encoded by the coding sequence ATGAAAATTGCAATTATTGGTGGGACTGGTCTATTAGGAAAAAGTTTAGTAAATAATTATTTATCTAAAGGATTTGAAGTTAAGTCCTTTTCTCGCTCACATACTGAATGTTATGATGCAAAATATAATCATATAATAAATTTCGCTAAATTAGAAGAAGAACTCAGTAAAGAATTTTCAATATGGAAGCCAAATATTCTTGTTAATACAATTGCCCTAGTAAATTTAAAGAAATGTGAAGATAATTATGAACTTGCCTATAGTATAAACGTTGATATAGCAAAAAAACTTTCATTGATTTCAATAAAATTTGATAGTTATTTTATTCATATCTCAACTGATCATTTCTATAATGATTTAAAAATAAAACATAAAGAAGATGATGAAGTTCTTTTGTTAAATAATTACTCAGTAACAAAACGTCAAGCTGAAAAAGAAGTTTTAGTTATTAATAAAGAATCATTAATTGTAAGAACTAATATTATTGGTTTTCGAATGAGTAAAGTGGACTCATTTTTTGAGTGGTTATTAAAAGCAATAACTAAGAAAGAAAAAATACAATTGTTCTCTAATTTTTACACTTCGCCAATTAGTGTATATGAATTAGGGAACATTTTATTAAAATGTTATAAGAGGGACTTATGTGGAATATATAATATTTCTTCATCAGAAGTTATTGATAAACTAAGTTTTGGCATTAAAACTGCAAATAAATTTGGGTTGGATAGTAATAATATAAGTAGCGTTAAAATAGAAAACTTTTCACAGAATGAGTTAAAACGAGCGTTAACATTAGGTCTTGATATCTCAAAAATTGAGAATATATTAAATATTAAAATGCCTACTATTGATGATACATTAGAAACTTTATTTAAAGAGTACAAGGATAAGAATGAACAACAATAG